In Williamsoniiplasma luminosum, the genomic stretch TGAGCAACACCATTTTCTTGGTTATTAAATTGAGTTGTGTCATGAGCAATTTGCTTTAATTCTGGAACTGCGTTTTCCATTGCAACAGCCACATCAACGGCTGTAAACATTGAAAAGTCATTATAACTATCACCAAAACCATATGTTTTGGTGATTTTTGGATCAACATTTAAATATTCATTAACTTTTTTAACAACATAACCTTTGTTAACTTTTAATGGGCATATTTCAATCACTCGATTGGTATAAATATTCATATCAACTCGATCACCAAATTCTGTTTTAAACTCTTGAATAAATTTTTTAGATTGTTCATCAGTTGTATTACGATTCAAAACAAATGTAAAATGAGTGATTGGTTCTTTAATTTCTTCAACATCATGAGCGACAATATAATCACTACCTTGAATTTGAGCTCAATATAATGAATTTTTTCCTTCATTAAAAACATAAGTTTCTCCATTAGAATAAAAATGAATTTTAGTTTCGAATTTATTAAAATGTTTTTTAAAAACGCTCTCAATAATATCTCTTGGAACGTATTGATTGAGAATTCATTTATGATTTTTTAAATCATAAATTTGTGACCCATTA encodes the following:
- a CDS encoding Cof-type HAD-IIB family hydrolase; this translates as MVYDKKALVYSDLDGTLLADNHYFSKFTKEVIKEMYDKGIMLVIATARQTKDVFEQARRLGIDQYGGIIAGNNGSQIYDLKNHKWILNQYVPRDIIESVFKKHFNKFETKIHFYSNGETYVFNEGKNSLYWAQIQGSDYIVAHDVEEIKEPITHFTFVLNRNTTDEQSKKFIQEFKTEFGDRVDMNIYTNRVIEICPLKVNKGYVVKKVNEYLNVDPKITKTYGFGDSYNDFSMFTAVDVAVAMENAVPELKQIAHDTTQFNNQENGVAHYIQDNILKED